The Podospora pseudopauciseta strain CBS 411.78 chromosome 2 map unlocalized CBS411.78m_2, whole genome shotgun sequence genome has a window encoding:
- a CDS encoding uncharacterized protein (COG:S; EggNog:ENOG503P33T) — MPDPSLTGVKALTFDIFGTVVNWRPHIISTLRALAPPTFKEVDWPLFALKWRLSHGKFCGSYLPSPSNPFKTTDSHHRDSLPALLTEFSLPPDTFSPSQIELLVQTWHELTPWPDSAAGIARLKKRFRTAMLSDGNKSCLEDLNRNGHLGYDEICSSEDFKAYKPHPSVYFGACQKLGLEPKEVAMAAAHLGDLAAAHKLGFKTVYVERPDEERWSLDEERYEKAKEWVDLWVGLDDGKGGLEEVANRLVGEEE, encoded by the coding sequence ATGcccgacccctccctcaccggcGTCAAAGCCCTCACCTTCGACATCTTCGGCACAGTAGTAAACTGGCGCCCTCacatcatctccaccctccGTGCTCTAGCCCCTCCAACCTTCAAAGAAGTAGACTGGCCCCTCTTCGCCCTCAAATGGCGCCTCTCCCACGGCAAGTTCTGCGGCTCctacctcccctccccttccaaccCCTTTAAAACAACCGACTCCCACCACCGTgactccctccccgccctcctcaccgaattctccctcccccccgacaccttctccccctcccaaatcGAGCTCCTAGTCCAAACCTGGCACGAGCTCACACCATGGCCCGATTCCGCTGCCGGGATCGCCAGACTGAAAAAGAGGTTCAGGACGGCCATGTTATCTGACGGGAACAAGTCATGCTTGGAGGATCTGAACAGAAACGGCCACCTGGGATATGACGAGATTTGCTCCTCGGAGGACTTCAAAGCTTACAAACCTCACCCGAGCGTCTACTTCGGAGCATGCCAAAAGCTAGGCCTGGAGCCAAAAGAAGTGGCCATGGCGGCAGCTCACCTAGGAGATCTAGCCGCCGCACACAAACTTGGCTTCAAAACCGTCTACGTCGAGCGTCCAGACGAAGAGAGATGGAGTCTCGACGAGGAGAGATACGAGAAAGCAAAAGAGTGGGTGGATCTCTGGGTTGGGCTTGACGACGGAAagggtgggttggaggaggtggcgaataggttggttggggaggaagagtaA
- the ras2 gene encoding RAS2 protein (EggNog:ENOG503NW4A; COG:S), whose product MAGKMVLYKLVVLGDGGVGKTALTIQLCLQHFVETYDPTIEDSYRKQAVIDNQACMLEVLDTAGQEEYTALRDQWIRDGEGFILVYSISSRSSFTRIKRFHHQIQRVKESTASSPSYPGSPISAANPAAPVPIMLVGNKSDRIAEREVSTQEGHALARELGCEFVEASAKNYINVDKAFYDVVRILRRQRQAASQPLSPTGSSKYESRRADSTIQSKESRYRRTQSERRRGCVIL is encoded by the exons ATGGCGGGCAAAATGGTACTATACAaactggtggtgctgggggaCGGTGGCGTGGGGAAGACCGCTCTTACTATTCAACTTTGCTTGCAACACTTCGTCGAGACA TATGACCCTACTATTGAGGACTCGTACCGAAAGCAAGCCGTAATTGACAACCAAGCCTGCATGCTCGAGGTGTTGGACACGGCGGGGCAGGAAGAGTACACAGCGCTGCGAGACCAGTGGATCCGAGACGGCGAGGGCTTTATCCTAGTGTACAGCATCTCGTCCCGCTCGTCCTTCACGCGCATCAAGAGGTTCCACCACCAGATCCAAAGAGTAAAAGAGTCGACGGCCTCGTCGCCTTCATACCCAGGGTCACCTATCTCGGCGGCTAACCCGGCGGCACCCGTGCCAATCATGCTTGTGGGGAACAAGAGCGACCGTATTGCGGAACGCGAGGTATCTACACAAGAAGGGCACGCTCTGGCGCGCGAGTTGGGATGCGAGTTTGTCGAGGCGTCGGCCAAGAACTATATCAACGTGGACAAGGCCTTTTACGATGTGGTTAGAATTCTCCGGAGACAGCGCCAGGCCGCTTCCCAGCCCCTCTCGCCaaccggcagcagcaagtACGAATCAAGGAGGGCCGATTCGACCATCCAGTCCAAGGAAAGCCGATACCGACGCACACAAAGCGAGCGTCGCAGGGGGTGTGTCATATTATGA